A stretch of the Massilia sp. W12 genome encodes the following:
- a CDS encoding arginase family protein, translating into MNTTLSPLLQTLSQCLCPPGEGVYTVHTGRERRNALQEKLFGAAALANGQVRQAWLDGLQANLAQASCAVLGIASDCGGGIQRGANWGPLFLRSAMLQAQDMPQALDLGDVRVIPHLLHDKYLNTETLAACRAALYPTLSAEAAADLPVAPLSIAERVAHDVQQALPHLKLFMIGGDHSVSYPMVRTWLAARQAGGRAALIHFDAHTDLLQTRLGIDLCFGTWTSQIFPWLASPQHLVQIGIRASGRERGHWESTFGHVQYWSEETRQLGAAQQAAQICAHLHKLGVEEIYISYDIDCLDQSLAGATGTPEDGGMTVEESLQIIQALCAQFTLSGADIVEIAPMVKAPGVAQNEPETTLASACALARPMLQAMGA; encoded by the coding sequence ATGAATACCACCCTCTCCCCCTTGCTGCAAACCCTGTCGCAATGTCTGTGCCCGCCGGGTGAAGGCGTGTACACCGTGCATACCGGGCGCGAGCGGCGCAATGCTTTGCAGGAAAAACTGTTCGGCGCGGCTGCCCTGGCCAATGGTCAGGTGCGACAAGCCTGGCTGGATGGTTTGCAAGCCAATCTGGCGCAAGCTTCTTGCGCGGTGCTGGGCATTGCGTCTGACTGCGGCGGCGGGATTCAACGCGGGGCGAATTGGGGACCGCTGTTTTTACGCTCGGCCATGTTGCAGGCGCAGGATATGCCGCAAGCGCTGGATCTGGGCGATGTGCGTGTGATTCCACATCTCTTGCACGATAAATATTTGAATACGGAAACGCTGGCGGCGTGCCGCGCCGCCTTGTATCCAACCCTGTCCGCCGAGGCCGCTGCAGATTTGCCGGTGGCGCCGCTGTCGATTGCGGAACGGGTGGCGCACGATGTGCAACAGGCTTTGCCGCATCTCAAGCTGTTTATGATAGGCGGCGATCATTCGGTGAGCTATCCGATGGTGCGCACCTGGCTGGCAGCGCGTCAGGCGGGCGGACGCGCGGCGCTGATTCATTTCGATGCGCATACCGATTTATTGCAAACCCGGCTGGGGATTGATTTGTGCTTTGGCACCTGGACCAGCCAGATTTTCCCCTGGCTGGCGTCGCCGCAGCATCTGGTGCAAATCGGCATCCGCGCCAGCGGACGCGAGCGCGGGCACTGGGAGAGCACCTTCGGCCATGTGCAATATTGGAGTGAAGAGACGCGCCAATTGGGCGCGGCGCAGCAGGCGGCGCAAATCTGTGCGCATCTGCACAAACTGGGCGTTGAGGAAATCTATATTTCTTACGATATCGACTGCCTGGATCAATCTTTGGCCGGGGCCACCGGCACGCCGGAAGATGGCGGCATGACGGTTGAAGAATCGCTGCAGATTATTCAAGCGCTGTGCGCGCAATTCACCCTGAGCGGGGCGGATATTGTGGAAATTGCGCCGATGGTGAAAGCGCCCGGCGTGGCGCAAAACGAACCGGAAACCACGCTGGCCTCGGCCTGTGCGCTGGCGCGGCCGATGTTGCAGGCGATGGGCGCCTGA
- a CDS encoding PEP-CTERM sorting domain-containing protein: protein MIVKKLLAAALCLSAFGAAHAESQIVNLDAWYNGGPFDREAHLRNPVLFQATQIGQYKIDFLSPSTSGASHTAWNAWGNVQNCNAQGGACSNGWMNFFRYDEVGNTDINQVKTVGDYGRWSSAELSFAKAQELGPQFINVTAPTTLRFFIADNWHNDNNGGVSFMISTPVPEAETYAMMLAGLGVLGMLARRRKSAQAIS, encoded by the coding sequence ATGATCGTCAAGAAATTACTGGCTGCTGCACTCTGTCTGAGCGCTTTTGGCGCTGCCCACGCTGAATCGCAAATCGTCAATCTGGACGCCTGGTACAATGGCGGCCCGTTTGACCGTGAAGCCCACCTGCGTAATCCGGTGCTGTTTCAAGCCACCCAAATCGGCCAATATAAAATCGATTTTCTGAGCCCGTCCACCAGCGGCGCATCGCATACCGCCTGGAATGCCTGGGGCAATGTGCAGAACTGCAATGCGCAAGGCGGCGCTTGCAGCAATGGCTGGATGAATTTTTTCCGCTATGACGAAGTCGGCAATACCGATATTAATCAGGTTAAAACCGTTGGCGATTATGGCCGCTGGTCTTCCGCTGAACTGTCTTTTGCCAAAGCACAGGAATTGGGCCCGCAATTTATCAATGTGACAGCGCCGACCACGCTGCGCTTCTTCATCGCTGATAACTGGCACAATGATAATAATGGCGGCGTTTCCTTCATGATTTCCACTCCTGTGCCGGAAGCTGAAACATATGCCATGATGCTGGCCGGCCTGGGCGTGCTTGGCATGCTGGCGCGCCGCCGCAAATCGGCACAAGCGATCAGCTGA
- a CDS encoding FAD-dependent oxidoreductase, with amino-acid sequence MNGPFEIFINQRPHQVMPGQTVAAALAIHADGVTRIAPDGRRCTPVCGMGICQECRVEINGAGQQLACQTLCAPGMQIRQAGHDTAPATAQPWAGAAPLPAALAQRHYQVVVIGAGPGGQAAALHAARALLPHGGTVALVDDNPAPGGQVWRGALQDAQGDAAARQSWQALQQLPNLDWYPACKVVRAQAASQRAADRHSLLLQSAAHAPADPQARLGAGQALELQCEKLILASGACEQLLPFPGWTLQGVSGLGGLQALAKGGWPVAGKRIALAGSGPLLLAVAATLRARGAHIVFIAEQCGWRQLAGFAAGLLATPGKLAQALRLGWPALRENWRSASYVLAAHGDAQGRLQSITIQAGQARYQIACDYLACGFGLLPNTRLAHTLDCALHEGAVWVNALQNTSQAGIWCVGEACGVGGMDKARIEGRIAGLAAAGDLAGAGAPALQKERLRWQGFAARLAQAFALRPEVLQLAQDDTLICRCEAVPLAALRPHHEWKSAKMQRRCGMGACQGLVCGSALQALNWPGAGTIEAQCREPLAPCRVETLAQQS; translated from the coding sequence ATGAACGGGCCATTTGAGATTTTTATCAATCAACGTCCGCATCAAGTCATGCCTGGGCAAACGGTGGCGGCGGCGCTGGCCATCCATGCCGATGGCGTGACGCGCATTGCGCCGGATGGGCGCCGCTGCACGCCTGTCTGCGGCATGGGAATCTGTCAGGAATGCCGGGTGGAGATCAATGGCGCGGGACAGCAATTGGCTTGCCAGACTTTATGTGCGCCCGGCATGCAAATCCGGCAGGCGGGACATGACACGGCGCCCGCGACAGCGCAGCCCTGGGCAGGCGCTGCTCCGCTTCCTGCGGCGCTGGCGCAAAGGCATTATCAAGTGGTGGTGATTGGTGCCGGGCCGGGCGGGCAGGCGGCGGCTTTGCACGCGGCGCGCGCCTTGTTGCCGCACGGCGGCACGGTGGCGCTGGTGGATGACAATCCCGCCCCCGGCGGCCAGGTGTGGCGCGGCGCGCTGCAGGATGCGCAAGGCGATGCGGCGGCGCGCCAGAGTTGGCAAGCTTTGCAGCAATTGCCGAATCTGGATTGGTATCCGGCCTGCAAGGTGGTGCGGGCGCAAGCCGCCAGCCAGCGCGCGGCGGATCGCCACAGCCTCTTATTGCAAAGCGCAGCGCATGCGCCGGCAGATCCACAGGCGCGCCTGGGCGCGGGCCAGGCGCTCGAATTGCAGTGTGAAAAATTGATTTTAGCCAGCGGCGCGTGCGAACAACTGCTGCCTTTTCCGGGCTGGACTTTGCAAGGCGTCAGCGGTCTGGGCGGTTTGCAGGCGCTGGCCAAAGGCGGCTGGCCGGTGGCGGGCAAGCGGATCGCGCTGGCCGGCAGCGGCCCGCTGCTGCTGGCGGTGGCGGCTACCTTGCGCGCACGCGGCGCGCACATTGTCTTCATCGCAGAACAATGCGGCTGGCGCCAGCTGGCCGGCTTTGCGGCGGGGCTGCTGGCCACGCCAGGCAAATTGGCGCAAGCGCTGCGTTTAGGCTGGCCAGCGCTGCGCGAAAATTGGCGCAGCGCCTCTTATGTGCTGGCGGCGCATGGCGATGCGCAAGGGCGTTTGCAATCCATCACCATTCAGGCCGGCCAGGCCCGCTATCAAATCGCTTGCGATTATCTGGCCTGCGGCTTTGGCTTATTGCCGAATACGCGGCTGGCGCACACGCTGGATTGCGCTTTGCATGAGGGAGCGGTGTGGGTGAATGCTTTGCAAAACACCAGCCAAGCCGGGATCTGGTGTGTGGGTGAAGCCTGTGGCGTGGGCGGTATGGATAAGGCGCGCATTGAAGGCCGGATTGCCGGCCTGGCTGCCGCTGGCGATCTGGCAGGCGCGGGCGCTCCTGCCTTGCAGAAAGAGCGCCTGCGCTGGCAGGGATTTGCCGCCCGCTTGGCGCAGGCGTTTGCGCTGCGTCCGGAGGTTTTGCAATTAGCGCAGGATGACACCCTGATTTGCCGTTGCGAAGCCGTGCCGCTGGCGGCTTTACGCCCGCATCACGAGTGGAAAAGCGCCAAAATGCAGCGCCGTTGCGGCATGGGCGCTTGCCAGGGACTGGTGTGCGGCAGCGCGCTGCAAGCGCTGAATTGGCCCGGCGCCGGGACGATTGAGGCGCAATGCCGCGAACCGCTCGCGCCGTGCCGGGTCGAAACCCTGGCGCAGCAAAGCTGA
- a CDS encoding FAD-dependent oxidoreductase: MSAQRATADVLVLGGGIIGAALAQRLSTLGADVLLLEAGSCGNQGATAAGMGHLVVMDDNPAELALSAWSCALWREWTAQDPQAHEYSRCGTLWIAADAEEMQAARAKAQLLQAHGVACELLDEAALREAEPQLRHGLAGGLRVCDDGIVYAPKSVSWLLAHSGPRLRLRQGQAVKLLWDAAQPARAIGVACADGSQIHAAQVVLANGMGVLQLAPELPLRAKQGMLAITDRYPGWVRHQLVELAYIKNAHASSGDSVAFNVQPRPSGQMMIGSSRQYDRQERSLNHALLGQMLRLACSFLPQLAQLNIIRCWSGVRCASPDGLPLLGPHPRHPGLWLACGHEGLGVTTAPASAHLLAAQIMQLPCELNPQDYAPARFDALAPALAA, translated from the coding sequence ATGAGCGCGCAGCGCGCCACGGCGGATGTGCTGGTGCTGGGCGGCGGCATTATTGGGGCCGCGCTGGCGCAGCGTTTGTCCACGCTGGGTGCGGATGTGCTGCTGCTGGAGGCCGGCAGTTGCGGTAATCAAGGCGCCACCGCCGCCGGTATGGGGCATTTGGTGGTGATGGATGACAACCCGGCGGAGTTGGCCTTGAGCGCCTGGTCTTGCGCGCTGTGGCGCGAGTGGACAGCGCAAGACCCGCAAGCGCATGAGTACAGCCGCTGCGGCACGCTGTGGATTGCCGCTGATGCGGAAGAAATGCAGGCCGCGCGCGCCAAGGCGCAGCTGTTGCAAGCGCATGGCGTGGCGTGCGAGTTGTTGGATGAGGCCGCCTTGCGTGAGGCCGAGCCGCAATTGCGCCATGGTCTGGCGGGCGGTTTGCGGGTGTGCGATGACGGCATTGTGTATGCGCCGAAAAGCGTCAGCTGGCTGTTGGCGCACAGCGGCCCGCGTTTGCGTCTGCGCCAGGGACAGGCGGTCAAGCTGTTATGGGATGCGGCGCAACCGGCGCGCGCGATCGGGGTGGCATGCGCCGATGGCAGTCAGATTCATGCGGCCCAGGTAGTGTTAGCGAATGGCATGGGGGTATTGCAATTGGCCCCGGAACTGCCCTTGCGCGCCAAGCAAGGCATGCTGGCGATTACTGACCGCTATCCGGGCTGGGTGCGGCATCAGTTGGTGGAATTGGCGTATATCAAAAATGCGCACGCCAGCAGCGGCGATTCTGTCGCCTTCAATGTGCAGCCGCGCCCAAGCGGGCAAATGATGATCGGCTCTTCGCGTCAATATGACCGGCAAGAGCGCAGTTTGAATCATGCTTTGCTGGGACAGATGTTGCGCCTGGCGTGCAGCTTTTTGCCGCAATTGGCGCAGCTGAATATTATCCGCTGTTGGAGCGGGGTGCGTTGCGCCAGCCCGGATGGGCTGCCTTTGCTGGGGCCGCATCCGCGCCACCCCGGTTTGTGGCTGGCTTGCGGACATGAGGGTCTGGGCGTGACCACCGCCCCGGCCAGCGCGCATTTGCTGGCGGCGCAGATCATGCAGCTGCCATGCGAGCTGAATCCGCAAGACTATGCGCCGGCGCGCTTTGATGCGCTGGCGCCAGCGCTGGCGGCTTGA
- a CDS encoding 4-hydroxyproline epimerase codes for MKTITFIDSHTGGEPTRLVLSGGPDLGDGPLAERVTRWREDFDHYRSAIVCEPRGSDVLVGALLTQAHAPECSFGVIFFNNAGYLGMCGHGMIGVIASLAALGKIQAGQHQIDTPVGVVQVELHADRSVTLRNVPAYRLHHALQVDVPGIGMVSGDVAWGGNWFFLIAEHGQRIALENVEALTDYSWRVRQALKAQGVCGADGAEIDHIELFGAPDLGLSAADSRNFVLCPGKAYDRSPCGTGTSAKLACLAADGKLAAGDWWRQQSITGSVFNASYVALEDGKIRPTIRGSAHINLRGELLLDENDPLCWGLRP; via the coding sequence ATGAAAACCATCACTTTTATTGATTCCCACACCGGCGGCGAACCGACCCGTCTGGTGCTGTCCGGCGGCCCCGATCTGGGCGACGGACCTCTGGCCGAACGCGTCACACGCTGGCGCGAGGATTTCGACCATTACCGCAGCGCTATCGTGTGCGAGCCGCGCGGCTCGGATGTGCTGGTGGGTGCGCTGTTGACTCAAGCGCATGCGCCGGAATGCAGTTTTGGCGTGATTTTTTTCAATAACGCCGGCTATCTCGGTATGTGCGGACACGGCATGATAGGCGTAATCGCCTCCCTCGCCGCTCTGGGCAAAATCCAGGCCGGCCAACATCAGATCGACACCCCGGTGGGCGTGGTGCAAGTCGAATTGCACGCTGACCGCAGCGTCACTTTGCGCAATGTGCCGGCCTACCGTCTGCATCATGCGCTGCAAGTGGATGTGCCGGGCATCGGTATGGTGAGCGGCGATGTGGCCTGGGGCGGGAATTGGTTTTTCCTGATTGCTGAACATGGCCAGCGCATTGCGCTGGAGAATGTGGAGGCGCTCACCGATTACAGTTGGCGCGTGCGGCAGGCGCTCAAGGCGCAAGGCGTGTGCGGTGCGGATGGCGCGGAAATCGATCATATCGAGTTATTCGGCGCGCCGGATCTGGGCTTGAGCGCGGCGGACAGCCGCAATTTTGTGCTGTGTCCCGGCAAGGCGTATGACCGCTCGCCCTGCGGCACCGGCACCAGCGCCAAGCTGGCTTGTCTGGCGGCGGATGGCAAGCTGGCGGCGGGCGACTGGTGGCGCCAGCAAAGCATTACCGGCAGCGTGTTCAACGCCTCGTATGTCGCGCTTGAAGATGGCAAGATCCGTCCCACGATCCGGGGCAGCGCGCACATCAATTTGCGCGGGGAATTGCTGTTGGATGAAAACGACCCGCTGTGCTGGGGTTTGCGGCCATGA
- a CDS encoding carbohydrate-binding protein, which translates to MHQSGTRQRAQAWRLCAASVGLLSILPAAAFTSASSGIIVDGYDRAGLFGPAGASLNGKPYRLSQEERAGQLHVQVSVDGRSFSYQLPLSAQSLTFAQSLSIRGHGGPDVVDSLQHGATGIAAATGGNLHLQHMHGMQSNDTPLSGLGPQDQARRLQGWQAKTQSFALFRAEREHEPQAHTFFMAGLDRLQWNEATPGQAKIQFVDTHGLSSGSLLQIGWTKWWGAPAQRWQLLRNGVEVCHGVLPTEAGAQQMQQAGCAAAAGPGINQFVVRLCQGDLCSESEAWLGHWPGASQDAAAPAWQAGQVYLAGQRAHQNGRLYQANWWTQSAPEQDQSGAWRMLSPRFSASARAQVTNWKGDAAAAYSILFDDYCGWSNDAGQLLGERELAARGLSAAFGVMPGACGDEAWSPHWPNLRAFIARGHEVFNHSWDHGHPLDADWAWKKWGGNDLEILQSTRMVEQKLGGYKMRFFAFPYDVASEEQLRYLKMRGQYLGSRTPNYWQANGVNPAQIEDPLRLRFQVYAAADQAAGNPASLEGLLRDTLELGGWGIRVFHSVQDEYYESVPLAPYRAHLDQLQALQQAGRLWVGTVSDVLEYAMARQHCPLAPLQAGERALILGFAAQSDACRRYARPLSIKLHGAPGALVKQGGRILPARAAADGGLLFEAHPLEGDVTLE; encoded by the coding sequence ATGCATCAATCAGGAACACGGCAGCGCGCTCAGGCCTGGCGCCTTTGCGCAGCATCTGTCGGTCTGCTCAGTATTTTGCCGGCAGCGGCCTTCACTTCCGCCAGCAGCGGCATCATTGTGGACGGTTATGACCGCGCCGGCTTATTCGGCCCGGCGGGCGCAAGCTTGAACGGCAAGCCTTACCGCCTGAGCCAAGAGGAACGGGCGGGACAACTCCATGTGCAAGTCAGTGTCGATGGCCGCAGTTTCAGCTATCAATTGCCGCTCAGCGCGCAAAGTCTGACGTTTGCGCAATCGCTCAGCATCCGTGGCCACGGCGGGCCGGATGTGGTGGACAGCTTGCAGCATGGCGCCACCGGCATCGCTGCCGCAACAGGCGGCAATTTGCATCTGCAACATATGCACGGCATGCAATCAAATGACACGCCATTGAGCGGCCTTGGCCCCCAGGATCAGGCGCGGCGTTTGCAAGGTTGGCAAGCCAAGACGCAAAGTTTTGCGCTGTTTCGCGCAGAACGCGAACATGAGCCGCAAGCGCACACTTTTTTCATGGCCGGATTAGACCGCTTGCAATGGAATGAAGCGACGCCGGGACAGGCCAAGATTCAATTTGTGGATACGCACGGGCTTTCTTCCGGCAGTCTGCTGCAAATTGGGTGGACGAAATGGTGGGGTGCGCCGGCCCAACGCTGGCAATTACTGCGCAACGGGGTCGAGGTCTGCCACGGCGTATTGCCAACCGAGGCCGGCGCACAGCAGATGCAGCAGGCCGGCTGCGCGGCGGCGGCGGGGCCGGGAATCAATCAATTTGTGGTGCGTTTATGCCAGGGCGATTTGTGCAGCGAGAGCGAAGCCTGGCTCGGCCACTGGCCAGGCGCCAGTCAGGATGCTGCGGCGCCGGCATGGCAGGCCGGACAGGTGTATCTGGCGGGCCAACGCGCACACCAGAATGGCCGGCTGTATCAGGCGAATTGGTGGACGCAAAGCGCGCCAGAGCAAGATCAAAGCGGGGCCTGGCGCATGTTGTCGCCGCGTTTCAGCGCCAGCGCCCGGGCGCAGGTGACAAACTGGAAAGGCGATGCGGCTGCGGCCTATTCAATTCTGTTTGATGATTATTGCGGCTGGAGCAATGACGCCGGGCAATTGCTGGGAGAGCGCGAATTGGCGGCGCGCGGGCTGAGTGCGGCGTTCGGCGTGATGCCGGGCGCTTGCGGCGATGAAGCCTGGTCGCCGCATTGGCCGAATTTGCGCGCCTTCATCGCACGCGGGCATGAGGTGTTTAACCATTCCTGGGACCATGGCCACCCGCTGGATGCGGATTGGGCCTGGAAGAAATGGGGCGGCAATGATCTGGAAATTCTGCAATCAACCCGCATGGTGGAGCAAAAACTGGGCGGCTATAAGATGCGCTTTTTTGCCTTTCCTTATGATGTCGCCAGCGAAGAGCAGTTGCGCTACCTGAAAATGCGCGGGCAATATCTCGGCTCGCGCACACCGAATTACTGGCAGGCAAATGGCGTGAACCCGGCGCAGATTGAAGACCCGCTGCGCTTGCGCTTCCAGGTGTACGCCGCAGCCGATCAGGCTGCCGGCAATCCGGCTTCGCTGGAAGGCTTGTTGCGCGACACATTGGAGCTGGGCGGCTGGGGCATCCGCGTATTCCATTCGGTGCAAGATGAATATTACGAATCTGTGCCGCTGGCGCCATACCGCGCCCATTTAGACCAGCTGCAAGCATTGCAGCAAGCCGGGCGCTTGTGGGTGGGGACAGTCAGCGATGTGCTGGAATACGCCATGGCGCGTCAGCATTGCCCGCTGGCCCCGCTGCAAGCCGGCGAACGTGCGCTGATCTTGGGCTTTGCCGCACAGTCAGACGCCTGCCGGCGCTATGCGCGGCCCTTGAGCATCAAGCTGCACGGCGCGCCTGGGGCCCTGGTGAAACAGGGCGGGCGCATTTTGCCTGCGCGCGCGGCGGCTGACGGCGGCTTGCTGTTTGAAGCCCATCCGCTGGAGGGCGATGTGACGCTGGAGTAA
- a CDS encoding glycerophosphodiester phosphodiesterase, translating to MTPQRTIFAALLAASFAASLSACGGSTQVTPAAQSGSQQKSAALKSLNQQTPLVIAHRGASGYLPEHTWEAFVRAIELGADAIEPDLVSTKDGVLIARHDPNLAYSTDVANRPEFASRKRKMSVDGEQQEGWFASDFTLAEIKTLGGISTDAERPQQFNGLYKIPTLQELIDLVKAKSTAARPILLYPETKNPSFHRALGLPLEEKLAQTLQAAGWMGKEAPIFVQSFEPGSLKRLRQLGVQVKMVQLIDADDVDLSSGKLTYAAPYDRPYDWHLSGDKRGFADMVTPAGLAEIKTYADGIGPWKPYLIPVKGQLGADGKAKDVNGDGKVNWADASMQAPTSLLEDAHKAGLFVHPYTFRNEKRRLTANLNNDPLAEYKQFYQLGVDGLFTDFTDTALQARKDFLSGIGQ from the coding sequence ATGACACCTCAACGCACCATTTTTGCCGCCTTGCTTGCGGCCAGTTTCGCCGCCAGCTTGAGCGCATGCGGCGGCAGCACGCAAGTCACGCCGGCGGCGCAAAGCGGCAGCCAGCAAAAAAGCGCCGCACTGAAAAGCTTGAATCAGCAAACCCCGCTGGTGATTGCGCATCGCGGCGCGTCGGGATATTTGCCGGAACACACCTGGGAAGCCTTTGTGCGCGCCATCGAACTGGGCGCGGATGCGATTGAACCGGATCTGGTGTCCACCAAGGATGGCGTGCTGATTGCGCGCCATGATCCGAATCTGGCGTACAGCACCGATGTCGCCAACCGCCCTGAATTCGCCAGCCGCAAGCGCAAAATGAGCGTCGATGGCGAACAGCAGGAAGGCTGGTTTGCCTCTGATTTCACGCTGGCGGAAATCAAAACCCTGGGCGGCATCAGCACTGACGCCGAGCGGCCACAGCAATTCAATGGCTTGTACAAAATCCCCACGCTGCAGGAATTGATTGATCTGGTGAAAGCCAAATCGACTGCGGCGCGCCCGATTTTGCTGTACCCGGAAACCAAAAACCCCAGCTTTCACCGCGCGCTCGGTCTGCCGCTGGAAGAAAAACTGGCGCAAACGCTGCAAGCCGCCGGCTGGATGGGCAAAGAGGCGCCAATCTTTGTGCAAAGCTTTGAACCGGGCAGCTTGAAACGCCTGCGCCAACTCGGCGTGCAAGTGAAAATGGTGCAATTGATCGACGCTGACGATGTGGATTTAAGCAGCGGCAAACTGACTTACGCCGCACCATATGACCGTCCCTATGACTGGCATCTGAGCGGAGACAAGCGCGGCTTTGCCGATATGGTGACGCCAGCCGGATTGGCCGAAATCAAGACTTATGCGGATGGCATCGGCCCCTGGAAACCATATCTGATCCCGGTCAAGGGACAGCTTGGCGCTGACGGCAAAGCCAAGGACGTGAATGGCGATGGCAAAGTGAATTGGGCCGACGCCAGCATGCAAGCCCCCACCAGCCTGCTGGAAGATGCGCATAAGGCCGGCCTGTTTGTGCACCCTTACACCTTCCGCAATGAAAAGCGGCGCCTGACGGCGAACTTGAACAATGACCCGCTGGCCGAATACAAGCAGTTTTACCAGCTGGGGGTGGATGGTTTGTTCACTGATTTCACAGACACTGCCTTGCAGGCGCGTAAAGATTTCCTCTCCGGAATCGGCCAATAA
- a CDS encoding ribbon-helix-helix protein, CopG family, translating into MSTANHRITLHLDAEMNGRLERLADVQQRPASGLMHEAISQYVEREEKRETFRQDALQAWEDFRSSGLHVSAEEADAWLAELEQGKDSEPPVCHV; encoded by the coding sequence ATGAGCACCGCAAATCATCGGATAACTTTGCACTTGGATGCAGAGATGAATGGACGCCTTGAGCGTTTGGCTGATGTCCAACAGCGCCCGGCTTCAGGCTTGATGCACGAGGCGATCAGCCAATATGTCGAGCGTGAAGAAAAGCGCGAAACATTCCGTCAAGACGCACTGCAAGCCTGGGAAGATTTTCGCAGCAGCGGTTTGCACGTGAGTGCGGAAGAGGCGGATGCCTGGTTGGCTGAATTGGAGCAGGGCAAGGATAGCGAGCCGCCTGTATGCCACGTTTGA
- a CDS encoding type II toxin-antitoxin system RelE/ParE family toxin, whose protein sequence is MPRLIWSPAALQDMQRHYRFLANKDVAVAKRAIRALRAGVNILSHQPEMGRQIDNLPAEFRDWLIDFGASGYVVRYRGGPEIITLLRVRHQREAGF, encoded by the coding sequence ATGCCACGTTTGATCTGGTCGCCTGCAGCGTTGCAGGATATGCAGCGACACTACCGTTTCCTTGCCAATAAAGATGTTGCCGTGGCTAAGCGCGCCATCCGCGCACTGCGGGCCGGGGTCAACATCTTGAGTCACCAGCCGGAGATGGGCCGGCAGATTGACAATTTACCTGCAGAATTCCGGGATTGGTTGATTGATTTCGGCGCCAGTGGCTATGTGGTGCGCTATAGGGGCGGGCCGGAGATAATAACTTTGCTCCGGGTTCGGCATCAGCGGGAAGCCGGTTTCTGA